GCTGAAATTTAATCGCTTGTAATGGCGGCACTCCCGCAATAATCAATCCTGTCATCATACCCGGAATGGAAACAAGCCCATAAGTCTTCACAGAATCGATGGTTGGGACAATAGCCACTTTAATACTTTCACGTATCGCTTCTTTTGCTGCAAGTGAAGGCGTTGCACCTAAAGATAACTTTGCTTCAATCGATTCCGTTTCCTTTGTGAAAATACGATTAAGATTTTGGTAGCTTAAATTTATCGCTATCATTCCATTACTTCCCACCATACCTGCGACTGGTATGATTTCATTTGGTGTAAAATCGATCGCGCCAGTAAGTAAAACGCCGCCTAACGACAAAACTGCTCCTGTCATAATCGCTACAAAGGACACCCAAAATACATGATGCATTATAGTAGATGCACGTTTTTTAGTATTTGCAGCTGCATTAATCATAATCACTAAAATGAGCGCAAGCACAATCCACATCTCTTCTACTTTAAATACAAATTCAAGTAAATAACCAATTAAAACCAACTGAACGACTGCTCTTACAGCCGCAATGATTAAATCTTTAGCGATGCGAAGTTTTTCTTTATACGAAATAATGATAGGTATCAGCAACAAGAGTGATGTCAAAAGTAAAGACGTTGTTGTCATACCGTCTCCTCCTTCACAAGTTCACCGTTATGTATCGTCATAATACGATGAAAATGTCGATGACTTTGTTCGATATTGTGCGTGATCCATAACACTGCTGTCCCTGTCTTGACCATCTCAAAGATTAGTTTTTCAATGGCTTGACTATTTTTATCATCTAAAGCGCTCGTTGCTTCGTCTAGCAATAACACTTCGGGCTGATACATTAATTGTCGTGCGATAGTTACACGCTGTTGTTCTCCCCCAGACATATGTTGCACGCGCGCGTTCAATTTATATTTTTTAAGTCCAACGGCCTCTAACAACGCCTTTGCGCGTGCTTTATCAAATGTATCCTGACGCGCTAACGATGGGAAAGCAAGATTATCATATATTGTTTCTCCAAATAGTTCTAATCGTTGTGGTAAATAGCTGACCCGTCGTCTTAATATTTCAGGTTCATATGCTTGATATGAATGACCTTTGAAAAGAATGTCCCCCTCTGTTGGTGAAATTAAATCCGCAATCACACGCAATAATGTACTTTTCCCACTTCCTGACGCCCCTACAACTGCTATCGCTTCGCCTTTTTTTACGTTAAAATTAATTTGATTTAAAATGCGCTGATCATCTACATGATAACTCACATTTTTTAAATCAAGCATAGCATCCCTCCTTAGTTTTTATAAATCATATAATCATAAACATGACCGTATAACGTTTTTTCAATATATGACTTAAAACCCATATTTTCATATAATCTTCTCGCACGTACATTATTACGATCACAATTCAAACTCAGCGTTTGACCTTTATATTTTTCAAAAATATACTTCATTAACGCTTTCGCAATACCCCGTCCTCTATATTGTGGAAATGTAGCAATTGATTCGATATACCTGTCTGTATCCTCAGCCTCTTTAACAGGTAATGGTGTTTTTGTGGATAGAGGGAGACTTTTAGCACGATGGAGCATGGTCCAACATTGTTCATAATATAACTCCTTATTCCCATCATATGTAACAATCATGCCTGCTACTTGACCTTCAACGTCATACACATGAACATGAAGATAACTATTTCGATAAGACGAAGATATTACACTGTCTTTTATGGCTTGTATGACCTCGGACTGGTGGTATTTTCTAACAATTTCTAATTCCATATCTTGCCAAATGAGATATGTTAATGTTGCAATCGCTGTCGCATCGTTTATCGTCGCTTTTCGTATCATACCATTCCTCCTATAATCCTATTTTAGAGGAATACATCATTTTATGGAACAAAAGTACACTTGTAAGGTACAGAGTAAAATACACATAAAAAAAGAACATTGCGATTGCAATGTTCTTTAAACGGAAACGGAGGGATTCGAACCCTCGCGCCGCTTTCACGACCTACACCCTTAGCAGGGGCGCCTCTTCAGCCAACTTGAGTACGTTTCCTAATGGCTCCACAGGTAGGACTCGAACCTACGACCGATCGGTTAACAGCCGATAGCTCTACCACTGAGCTACTGTGGATTCATATTATTTTTTTGTAAGCACAGATACTATTATATCAATTCACCCCAGGAAATCAAGAGTTAAAATTAAAAAAGTTAACGGAATATTTACACTATAGGAGGGGAAGTTCCGTCAACTTTACGTTTTGCACAATGTAATCACGCCATTTTTCTACTCTACTGCATAAAGTTCATTCAAACCAATCGTCAGTCGATCTGATTGCCGTTCATTTGAAATCGTAAGTTCATTATTGAATGTATTAATCGAAGTAATGTAGCCTTCTATCGTATGAATGTAACCCGAACGCCAGTAAGAAATTTTAGCATTTTCATTTTTAGAAATTTTAAAGTGCAACATATGATTGATTTCTATGATTTGATCTTCACTCAAATCCGGACGATCAATTTTATGTTGATTTGCTTCAAACTGTTTAATTCTTTCAAACTGTTCTGGAAGTGTCCCAAAAGGTGCCCATTTGACAATGCCACGCCCCATTGGTATACGACCATTTAAATATTGACGGGGTATTTTCCGATAATCCGTTTCTGTTTGATACTTAGGTGGTAGTGTACGATCCAACATATTTATCACCTCGCACTCATTATAGAACATATGTTCGTATTTGTGAAGTGATTTTTTTAATGCTTCAACCTTTGACCCATTAAAAAACGGCTTAAGAAAAACGCACACCGTTAAATGTCAGATTAAATATCCATAATCGTCATTATGAACAATAGCGCAGAAAGTACAAAAATACTTACTGTTAACGGAAATGACAGTTGATGTTTCATTTTTGTTCAAAAGACACTCCCCCGACCTTTAACTGACTTTTGAATACCATACAAACAATTGATATCTCAAAAACAATTTGGACAATATTCAGAATAATGGTAAGTCGATTCTTATTATAATTAATCAAACAACGATTTTTAATTGCCTACATATTATTTTACAATACGATGAGAATACGTTCCCTTCTATTTTGAGTTAACACACTATAACTGCTTTTTAAAACGCAACATATCTCTGCACCAAACGCCATTTTCATAAATAGGTGCTTCATTATCTTGAATAAAGAAATCAAATATCACATCTATTAATCTAAAACCTGCTTTTTGATAAAATGCAATTTGATTAATACTTGAATTGCCAGTACCCACAATCATCTCTTTAAATTGATTTTCAGTTGCATAAGCTATTGCATGATCAAGTAGTTTTTTTCCAATACCTCCACCTTGTTTAGAAGCTTTAACAGCAATATTCACTAATTCAATACGTTCAGAATCAAGCATCACTAAAATATAACTACCTACAATACAATTATCTTCTTTCTATACGATACATATTCCAGATTTTAAGTGTTCCATTACCCTTTGATAAGAAGGATCAGCAAGTAATAATAAATCCATTGGCGGTTCTTCATTCAATTTCACTTTTTCAAACATAATGACATCATCCTTTAACATAAAAACACACTTATACCTCTACATTAGCATACTCAATAGAAGTATAAGTGTTAATACAACAAAATATGAATCCGTTTTAAATTACATTTGGAATACCATTACATCGCGCGTTTTTACTTGCAATAACAAATTCAATCGTATGATTTAAGCATACACAAAAATTACCTAAGGATTTTAATAAAATGTTAATTATTAAATATGTTGAAAAGAAAACTTTAAAATGATGACTCATATGGGGCCCTCCTTAACATCAATAGTTAGCCTACTATACCCTTTAATTTTCATATTAGTTGCATGAGTCAATATATCAAATAAAAGTTGGGATAATTAATAAGATAATAACGTTGAAGGTTCTATACTTCTGGAAGATTTGGAAATGGTTTTGACGCATTAGGTCCTGGTTCGTAGTTGGTACGTTGATTTTCTAATATCGCATATCTAGAGAGCGCTTCATAAATGTTGAAGTTGTCTTTATTATAATCTATAGGCTTCTCGGGATTTGTAGTAAGTGCTTTCGCTTTGCGGTCTAAATGGTAGGAAAATGTAATACAATTATGAAATTGTGTTGAAGCAGTATGTTCTGATACATTTAAAATAACTGATTGACTGTTTACAAAAATAATTTTAGATTTAGCACCTTTTAATTTTTTAATTCGTTCTACAAAATGCATATTAATCCAGCTATTTTCGGTTGCGCGATCGGAATGTGACGGGAAATAATACGAAGGGAATATCGGAGTGATATTAATTGGAAGTTTACTTTTGAGGCTCGAAATACGACGTGTTTGTTCTTTTCTAGACTGATACGTTTCACCATAACATTTACAACTGTTTTCAATGATTTGAGTCAGCGGTTCGTGAACAATGATTGGTGGCTCATCATATTTCAAAATTTCAGTACTTTGATTGATGCCGTTTGGTCCATCCGTGGGACGTAAAAACATGTCTCCTTTCATAATAATATAGTTGTTTTCTTTGATTTGATTTTTCATTGGGTTCCCCCTTTTTGGATTAATTTTTGTCTCTATGTACTATCCATTATATCTAAACAAAACTATATGTCAACGAAAATTAGATATTTTATGAAATTTAACTCCGTGCATTCTCCTCGTATCTTTTTAAAACTTTTAAAAATTCAGAATTTTCATTGCATTTGTGTTATTGTTTCGTTATACTGATAAATAACTATTTAATCAACATACAAGGAGTGATTTGCTATGAAACATCAACTCGATGCAAAAATATATAATAATACGCACGCAATGCAAATGGTTCATCAACTTGCTGTAGAATTAGTAATTGAAGACGCATTAAAAAACCAGCGTAAGCAACAACTTAAACACTTAATTGATGAGGCACTACAAAACAAAAACGAAGCCAACTTCAAAACGTATACAGCTGAATATTTGAAATTGGAGGAACTTGAAGTTGAAATCATTTCATAACTACAATTAAAAACAGGCCGCCACATTGCACGCAAACAATGAGCGACCTGTTATTTTTATACCATTAGATCAATAATATCTTCTTTAGAAATGTCACCGAAATAATAATAGAAATCATAGTTAGCTAACGCGTCTTGAATCGCTTCTTTTTGATGAAATACGCCTTCTAATGCATATTCTAATTCCGTAACATTTCCTTCTCCAAAGAAATCACCAAATATTTTCGCATGTTCGATGCGGCCCTTTTTAACGTCTAATTTAATTTGAATAAACCCTTTATCAAATTTATGTTCTCTTTCAAAGTTATATTTAGGATTTTTACCATAATTCCAATCCCAAGTTCGGTATTTTTCGTCACTAAGTTTTTCGATATTGTGCCAGTCTTCATCTGTTAATACATATTCTTCAACTTCATTTTCTCCAAAAAGTTGTTTTAAAATAATGTGTTTAAAGTCTTCGATATCTAATGGTTCGGCTAAAAATTCTTGAATATTAGCTACACGCTTGCGCACTGATTTGACACCTTTAGATTGAATTTTAGCTGGATTAACCCTTAATGCATTTTGAACTTCATCTAACTCACTATTAAGCATTAATGTGCCATGGCTAAACATACGGTCTTTCACTTTTACCATTGCATTACCTGATATTTTAGCTTGACCTACTTGAATATCATTACGTCCAGTTAATGCTGCATCGACACCCATTTCATTTAAAACATCAACAATCGGTTGCGTAAACTTCTTGAAGTTATGAAAACTTTGCCCATCATCTTTGGTTATAAAACTAAAGTTTAAATTACCAAAATCGTGATATACTGCGCCACCACCAGAAATGCGCCGCACAACATCAATGTGATGTGCATTAATATAAGGTTGGTTCACTTCTTCAATTGTATTTTGATTCTTTCCAACAATAATAGAAGGTCGATTAATATAAAATAAGAAATAACTATCCTCTTTATCCATTGGTACTGTATTTAAAACGTACTCCTCCATAGCTAAATTCAATGTAGGATCCGTGATATTATTGTTACGAATAAATTTCATGTCAATTCTCTCCTTTTGATAAGGTTGATCAATTTTAATATCGCACGATACATGGTTAAAAGCTACTGTTTTCACTTAGAGATGACAAAAAGATTAAAATTAACGCAAATTGTTTATTTAAATTGTAAATTTTAGTACAATATATGCTAGTTAAATTTCTAAGGGGGCGTACATATGACGATTGCTGAAGTTGGAGACATCGTAGAATTTTACGATGGTATTAGAGGTAAAGTTGAGAAAATCAATGACAACTCTGTTATAGTAGACCTTACAATAATGGAGAATTTTGCTTCTCTTGACTTGCCAGAAAAAACAGTCATTAATCATAAAAGATATAAGATTGTTGAACAAGAAGGTTAATCTATGATGAAAAAATTAAACAAGCCGCTACTTTGGTTTATCTTAAGTTTTATTGGTTTTCACATTATTTTACTTATAATGTGGGGAGAATATAATGTTTACTGGCAATTATATACAGGTATTATGCTTATCGCAGGTATCAGTTACGTCTTTTACCAACGTGATATCGCGTCAAAACGATTACTTACTTCAATCGCAATAGGTTTAGCAACCGGCATACTGCTTGTACTTGTTCAGGTCATTATTGCTTTAATCACCTCAGATCTCAGCTATACATCACTTATTAAGCAACTGTCTCGAACAGGCGTCTATTTCAAGTGGCAAATGTTAATAACGTTACTGTGTGTCATGCCCTGCCATGAATTATATATGCGTACGATATTACAAAAAGAACTGACTATACTAACGCAACGACCTTGGGTAGGTATTGTTATTGGAGCTATTTTATCGAGCTCATTCTTTATTTATCTTGATCGTTGGTGGATTGTTCTTTTTATCTTCATATGCCAACTTATTTTAGGTTTCAGTTATGCCTATACACGTCGAATTGTCACAACAACAGTAGCACAGATTGTAGCGGTGGTCCTTTTACTTATTTTTCATGGGTAAAAGATATGGGTGTGAGCCTCAGTCAATGGATTAGCCATTGCGTCATCCCCTATTACATTTCTAAGCATATGCATAAAAATGTAAATAAAAACTTTCTAAATAGAATGGGGCTGGAACTCACGTTCCAGCCCCATTTATTCATTAAATATCTCTTTTTCTTCTTTTCAATAAAACTAAACCAATTAGACTCATTAATCCAGCGACTAAGATTGGCTGTTGTCCAGATTCACTTCCTGTATGTGGAAGTTCCTCATGTAGATTATGCTTCTCTTCATGTTTTACATGCGCTTTTCCATCATTATTTATTTTATTAGATATCGTACTCATCACTTTAAATTTAGGTTTTTCATTTACAACCGTTGGGACGAATTCATCAGTCTTTGGTGATTCCTCTTTTTCTTCATCCATTCTAGGTGAATCTTCTTTTACTTTAGGCGTTGGTTTTAATTCATTATCTTTCTTAGGCGCGTCATTTTCAGGTGTTTTCGGAATATCTGGTTGTTCCGCTTTTGGTTCATTTGGGTGAGGTGGCTGAGTATCATCTTCTTCTACAAGGACACCTTTCGTATGACCATGTTCAATAATAATTGTATCTTCAATGATTTCAATAGGATTATGCGGCTTCTCTTCTACAGAAGGACGATCATTATTAGTATCTTCTTCAAACGTCGTATTATTCGAACCGTTTTCTGTGCCAATTTCACTTATCATATCAATAACGTTACTGTCTTCGATTTCTTCGATAGTTCCGTTAACTTCTCCTTTGATTTCACCATTACCTGTGTCTTCTTCAAAGGCAATCAAATAATTATCTTCAACAATGTCAATCATACCTTCAACATGACCCGTTTCACCTTCAGGAGTAGTGATTTCAACAATATCAATATGATGATTGTCTTCAATTTCTTCAATTACACCTTCAGCATGTCCAGAGATAGAAGGCGGTAACGTATTTTCATCTTCGAACTCAATTAAATGATTGTCAGTCATGTATTCCATTGTATCTTCTAAAGTTGTATGGTCTGAAACAGCACCCGTAATGATACCTTTCGCTGTTTCTTCTTCAAATTCAATAACATCACTTGTGTGATTCGTATGGCCACCGCCCGCATGCGTATCTTCTTCAAATTCAATCACACCCGTAGCATGATTTGAACCATGAACAGTATCTTCCATAATCTCAACTGGACGCGTATCTTCTGTTTCCTCAGTATATACATATTCCCCATTTCCAGATATCGTCTCTTGAGTCACATAATCTAAATCAATAGGTTGACCAGCTTGAATAATAGGCTCAGAAGGTTTATCCTTTCCACTACCACTCGCATTGTTAGAGTAGAATTGGACACCATTATCCCAAGTTAGCGTGCTTGGGTAGTAATAATAATGGTTATTGTAATAATAATAGCCTGATAATTGAGTCTGTAAATTCAAATTAGCTGCATTAACATCATATTTACCATAATATTGAATCACATATGTTTCACCATTAAGTCTTTCAAAGTCTAATTTATATGAACCGTCTAAAATACTTAGTTTCATATTATTAGTAACATCTTCAAAGTCTGCATTATTGAAGTCTACATATACACTTTTAGCTAAATTTGATTGACCTTTATATTTATAAATTTTTATATTTGGTCTTTCATCGCCTTTGGAATGACCTTCTGTAATTCTACCTGTGACAGATACTGCGACCATATTTTTCTTCTCAGGATTAATGTACGCAATATGGTTAATAGTTCCATTATTTTTGTCGAGCCTATCAATTCTTCCATTTATACGCATCCCATTATTATCTCTAACACCATTTAAATATTGCACATTAAATTGCGACTCAGTTTTGGAATTATTTATAGTAGTTGATACAGTTTGATTACCATCGTTTAGAACTACTGATGGCTTAAAATATAAATTGATAGATAATTGAGCCTTAATATCTCTTCTATTTGTAACATAATTAGAAAAGGTATATCTTATTGTTTGATCATTAAATAGATACCCAGTTGCGATAATAGCAGTGTTATCTTTAATATCTGGCATATATCGCTTAGTCCCTATACCCATTGTATCCACATTATTACTTAATTTAATGTCAAAATAGTCACCT
The sequence above is a segment of the Staphylococcus hyicus genome. Coding sequences within it:
- a CDS encoding ABC transporter permease, whose product is MTTTSLLLTSLLLLIPIIISYKEKLRIAKDLIIAAVRAVVQLVLIGYLLEFVFKVEEMWIVLALILVIMINAAANTKKRASTIMHHVFWVSFVAIMTGAVLSLGGVLLTGAIDFTPNEIIPVAGMVGSNGMIAINLSYQNLNRIFTKETESIEAKLSLGATPSLAAKEAIRESIKVAIVPTIDSVKTYGLVSIPGMMTGLIIAGVPPLQAIKFQLMVVFIHTTATIISALVATYLSYRQFFNYRHQLIQIKKDDIKPT
- a CDS encoding ABC transporter ATP-binding protein, whose protein sequence is MLDLKNVSYHVDDQRILNQINFNVKKGEAIAVVGASGSGKSTLLRVIADLISPTEGDILFKGHSYQAYEPEILRRRVSYLPQRLELFGETIYDNLAFPSLARQDTFDKARAKALLEAVGLKKYKLNARVQHMSGGEQQRVTIARQLMYQPEVLLLDEATSALDDKNSQAIEKLIFEMVKTGTAVLWITHNIEQSHRHFHRIMTIHNGELVKEETV
- a CDS encoding GNAT family N-acetyltransferase, which translates into the protein MIRKATINDATAIATLTYLIWQDMELEIVRKYHQSEVIQAIKDSVISSSYRNSYLHVHVYDVEGQVAGMIVTYDGNKELYYEQCWTMLHRAKSLPLSTKTPLPVKEAEDTDRYIESIATFPQYRGRGIAKALMKYIFEKYKGQTLSLNCDRNNVRARRLYENMGFKSYIEKTLYGHVYDYMIYKN
- a CDS encoding YolD-like family protein translates to MLDRTLPPKYQTETDYRKIPRQYLNGRIPMGRGIVKWAPFGTLPEQFERIKQFEANQHKIDRPDLSEDQIIEINHMLHFKISKNENAKISYWRSGYIHTIEGYITSINTFNNELTISNERQSDRLTIGLNELYAVE
- a CDS encoding competence protein ComK, which produces MKNQIKENNYIIMKGDMFLRPTDGPNGINQSTEILKYDEPPIIVHEPLTQIIENSCKCYGETYQSRKEQTRRISSLKSKLPINITPIFPSYYFPSHSDRATENSWINMHFVERIKKLKGAKSKIIFVNSQSVILNVSEHTASTQFHNCITFSYHLDRKAKALTTNPEKPIDYNKDNFNIYEALSRYAILENQRTNYEPGPNASKPFPNLPEV
- a CDS encoding IDEAL domain-containing protein, translated to MKHQLDAKIYNNTHAMQMVHQLAVELVIEDALKNQRKQQLKHLIDEALQNKNEANFKTYTAEYLKLEELEVEIIS
- a CDS encoding lipoate--protein ligase encodes the protein MKFIRNNNITDPTLNLAMEEYVLNTVPMDKEDSYFLFYINRPSIIVGKNQNTIEEVNQPYINAHHIDVVRRISGGGAVYHDFGNLNFSFITKDDGQSFHNFKKFTQPIVDVLNEMGVDAALTGRNDIQVGQAKISGNAMVKVKDRMFSHGTLMLNSELDEVQNALRVNPAKIQSKGVKSVRKRVANIQEFLAEPLDIEDFKHIILKQLFGENEVEEYVLTDEDWHNIEKLSDEKYRTWDWNYGKNPKYNFEREHKFDKGFIQIKLDVKKGRIEHAKIFGDFFGEGNVTELEYALEGVFHQKEAIQDALANYDFYYYFGDISKEDIIDLMV
- a CDS encoding YkvS family protein yields the protein MTIAEVGDIVEFYDGIRGKVEKINDNSVIVDLTIMENFASLDLPEKTVINHKRYKIVEQEG
- a CDS encoding CPBP family glutamic-type intramembrane protease → MKKLNKPLLWFILSFIGFHIILLIMWGEYNVYWQLYTGIMLIAGISYVFYQRDIASKRLLTSIAIGLATGILLVLVQVIIALITSDLSYTSLIKQLSRTGVYFKWQMLITLLCVMPCHELYMRTILQKELTILTQRPWVGIVIGAILSSSFFIYLDRWWIVLFIFICQLILGFSYAYTRRIVTTTVAQIVAVVLLLIFHG
- a CDS encoding YSIRK signal domain/LPXTG anchor domain surface protein, giving the protein MNNKQRYGIRKYSIGAASIALGTVAVIGLTDQTDAQASEMSGNQVIEVTNNSLKTDSETVEEKLSIASQTKFLNTDSQATSNEIAPEKIGKPSSIISNENKPTEVAAPRTVSQTQTSTENKQVTQGQDVSDKVTVEQGSIKGKDGATTINPHQAERVTLDYKLKFNDNIRQGDYFDIKLSNNVDTMGIGTKRYMPDIKDNTAIIATGYLFNDQTIRYTFSNYVTNRRDIKAQLSINLYFKPSVVLNDGNQTVSTTINNSKTESQFNVQYLNGVRDNNGMRINGRIDRLDKNNGTINHIAYINPEKKNMVAVSVTGRITEGHSKGDERPNIKIYKYKGQSNLAKSVYVDFNNADFEDVTNNMKLSILDGSYKLDFERLNGETYVIQYYGKYDVNAANLNLQTQLSGYYYYNNHYYYYPSTLTWDNGVQFYSNNASGSGKDKPSEPIIQAGQPIDLDYVTQETISGNGEYVYTEETEDTRPVEIMEDTVHGSNHATGVIEFEEDTHAGGGHTNHTSDVIEFEEETAKGIITGAVSDHTTLEDTMEYMTDNHLIEFEDENTLPPSISGHAEGVIEEIEDNHHIDIVEITTPEGETGHVEGMIDIVEDNYLIAFEEDTGNGEIKGEVNGTIEEIEDSNVIDMISEIGTENGSNNTTFEEDTNNDRPSVEEKPHNPIEIIEDTIIIEHGHTKGVLVEEDDTQPPHPNEPKAEQPDIPKTPENDAPKKDNELKPTPKVKEDSPRMDEEKEESPKTDEFVPTVVNEKPKFKVMSTISNKINNDGKAHVKHEEKHNLHEELPHTGSESGQQPILVAGLMSLIGLVLLKRRKRDI